One region of Luteolibacter yonseiensis genomic DNA includes:
- the hprK gene encoding HPr(Ser) kinase/phosphatase — MPPRVKTVASISVEKFFDAHAAALGLTLHGERVGFDRLISEPAMNRPGLALAGFFAYFARKRVQVLGNSELSYLKKLPEPMRIDRFRRMCERDIPCIVVARGSVLDDSLALVAKDHGIPVFGTSQVTMNFLNAATIRLEHEFAPSVTLHGCMVDMRGVGVLIVGRSGAGKSETAIGLLERGASLVADDMVRVKYVGGDLVATAPDLSRGYMEIRGIGIINVANLYGLASIRPDKRLDLVVTLKPQADLNEVDRIGLQQKTYEILGQQVNHVEIPVGPGRDTARMVTIAALDQQLRRLGYNMADEFNQKLLHHMGGGRSL; from the coding sequence ATGCCACCCCGCGTCAAGACCGTCGCATCCATTTCTGTCGAGAAGTTTTTCGATGCCCATGCCGCCGCCCTCGGCCTGACACTGCATGGCGAACGGGTGGGATTCGACCGCCTGATCAGCGAACCGGCGATGAACCGCCCGGGCCTGGCACTGGCGGGGTTTTTCGCCTACTTCGCCCGGAAACGGGTGCAGGTGCTGGGAAACTCGGAGCTTTCCTATTTGAAGAAACTGCCGGAACCGATGCGGATCGACCGCTTCCGCAGGATGTGCGAGCGGGACATCCCGTGCATCGTCGTCGCCCGCGGTTCCGTGCTGGATGACAGCCTCGCCCTGGTGGCGAAGGACCATGGCATTCCGGTTTTCGGCACTTCCCAGGTGACGATGAATTTCCTGAACGCGGCGACCATCCGCCTGGAACACGAGTTCGCTCCGAGCGTCACGCTGCATGGCTGCATGGTGGACATGCGCGGGGTCGGCGTGCTCATCGTCGGTCGGAGCGGAGCCGGAAAGTCCGAGACCGCCATCGGTCTTTTGGAGCGTGGCGCCTCGCTCGTGGCGGATGACATGGTGCGGGTGAAATACGTCGGTGGGGACCTGGTGGCGACCGCGCCCGACCTCTCACGCGGCTACATGGAGATCCGGGGCATCGGCATCATCAACGTGGCGAACCTCTACGGCCTCGCATCCATCCGGCCGGACAAGCGGTTGGATCTGGTGGTGACGCTCAAGCCGCAGGCGGATCTGAATGAGGTGGACCGCATCGGCCTCCAGCAGAAAACCTACGAAATCCTCGGCCAGCAGGTGAACCATGTGGAGATTCCGGTCGGTCCCGGCCGGGACACCGCGCGCATGGTGACCATCGCGGCGCTTGACCAGCAGTTGAGAAGGCTGGGTTACAACATGGCGGACGAGTTCAACCAGAAACTGCTGCACCACATGGGTGGGGGGAGATCCTTATGA
- a CDS encoding PstA family ABC transporter permease gives MSHPDKLIRKGLPKGHFKDVAVRFLLGGGTYFIVLIAALLFGKIIVDGAPVLFKAEAPFVDFDFLTAKNQTLHVFDDAQGTRHQLPASEYSEYLKKNEGKEIFNEQSYSYSGGGIAGPIVGTALLTVGSMIIALFFGVCAAIYLSEYAKQSPFIHAVRLAILNLAGIPSIVFGLFGFSVFVLAVPVITAAPSDRSLLVIPLLIGDYVMSFQGWNSSLMAGCATLACMILPVIITASEESLRAVPQGFRDASLAMGATRWQTIRKCVLPFSLPGILTSSLLSIARVAGETAPIMFTAAVAAKDDLPWQGLKSPFDLLSSQVQALPYHIYTLAARIPNSEYTQRAQFGSVFVFLLLVAFLSAGSMILRAKLRAKLKW, from the coding sequence ATGTCTCATCCTGATAAACTCATCCGCAAGGGGCTGCCGAAAGGCCACTTCAAGGATGTCGCCGTGCGCTTTTTGCTCGGTGGCGGCACCTATTTCATCGTCCTCATCGCGGCGCTGCTTTTCGGCAAGATCATCGTCGATGGAGCGCCCGTTCTCTTCAAGGCGGAAGCTCCTTTCGTGGACTTTGATTTCCTCACGGCGAAGAACCAGACGCTGCACGTTTTCGATGACGCGCAAGGAACCCGCCACCAGCTGCCCGCTTCGGAATACAGCGAATATCTCAAGAAGAACGAGGGTAAGGAAATCTTCAACGAGCAGAGCTATTCCTATTCGGGCGGCGGCATCGCCGGACCCATCGTCGGAACCGCGCTGCTCACCGTCGGCTCCATGATCATCGCGCTTTTCTTCGGGGTTTGTGCGGCCATCTACCTGTCGGAATACGCGAAACAAAGTCCCTTCATCCACGCCGTCCGGCTGGCGATCCTCAATCTGGCGGGGATCCCCTCCATCGTCTTCGGTCTGTTCGGCTTCTCCGTCTTCGTGCTTGCGGTGCCCGTCATCACCGCCGCGCCATCGGACCGCTCCCTCCTCGTCATCCCGCTTTTGATCGGTGACTACGTGATGAGCTTCCAAGGTTGGAACTCCTCGCTCATGGCCGGTTGTGCGACGCTGGCGTGCATGATCCTGCCCGTCATCATCACCGCCTCGGAGGAATCCCTCCGCGCCGTGCCGCAGGGCTTCCGGGATGCCTCCCTCGCCATGGGAGCCACCCGCTGGCAGACCATCCGGAAGTGCGTGCTGCCCTTCTCCCTCCCCGGCATCCTGACCTCCTCGCTGCTGTCCATCGCCCGTGTCGCCGGGGAGACCGCGCCGATCATGTTCACCGCCGCCGTCGCCGCGAAGGATGATCTGCCGTGGCAGGGATTGAAGAGTCCCTTCGACCTGCTTTCCTCGCAGGTCCAGGCGCTGCCGTATCACATCTACACCCTGGCGGCCCGCATCCCCAATTCCGAATACACGCAGCGCGCGCAGTTCGGTTCCGTATTCGTCTTCCTCCTCCTCGTCGCATTCCTGTCGGCGGGTTCCATGATCCTGCGTGCCAAGCTCCGGGCGAAACTCAAATGGTAA
- a CDS encoding FmdB family zinc ribbon protein — translation MPNYDYECQKCGKRFEVFQSMSEAKLTDCPQPDCDGTVKRLLGTGGGIIFKGSGFYQTDYRSSSYTAGAKADGASAPPPPSAPAPKSAE, via the coding sequence ATGCCAAACTACGATTACGAATGCCAGAAATGTGGAAAACGCTTCGAAGTCTTCCAAAGCATGAGCGAAGCCAAGCTCACGGACTGCCCGCAGCCTGACTGCGACGGCACCGTGAAACGCCTGCTCGGCACGGGCGGAGGCATCATTTTCAAGGGTTCGGGTTTCTACCAGACCGACTACCGCTCGTCCTCCTACACCGCCGGAGCCAAGGCCGACGGAGCCTCCGCCCCCCCTCCCCCTTCCGCCCCCGCGCCGAAGTCCGCCGAGTGA
- the pstC gene encoding phosphate ABC transporter permease subunit PstC, with translation MSQEEKTARPPGHRFQKRGLSFDGAIKYFFASNAGLTIVILILIIVFLLKEGLGFFPGYRRELEIYRVAGLEFVDISRKNLTAQEQLTSLLNRAYFAEINGKSAREIRRTQEASALFNAYTDQIGATRDLVVNNTQEGSHPNPQMMATLMANYEKQKTKALSSLPATPHLTESERAALIDSIRGRAVDATEDPPLVAKLAEEYAAAQQKHAEPLQAVRATIDTFESSGSELSGLISEMTETVTATKAKLSEADLLEKDRKTLLAAAASAKDPAEREKLTAEAHASLAEIPDTEGPIQLLLERRPACIEIHEKLRQAASGIPSQLPADFSQPEANRLLGVARKAWPVFLSDLGKTPAEINSWKHDKPVALTTAIGSFLTGKDWVTGGEWQDFYGILPLAAGSLMISIVALVIAIPTGIGAAIYVNQFASPWEQSTIKPVIEFIQAIPSVVLGFIGILVFGTVLRDLSMSDSLSWVPGFPIEERLNIFTAGCLLALMSIPTIFSLAEDAINNVPGAYAEASEALGASRIQTTFRVIIPAAFSGILAAILLGLGRVIGETMVVLLVAGNRIKIPDFTSGFGTFFQPAHTLTGIIAQELGEVPLGSVHYRALFVVGIALFAVVLAINATAHRFVNQMKH, from the coding sequence ATGTCGCAGGAAGAAAAAACCGCTCGTCCACCCGGTCACCGTTTTCAAAAACGCGGTCTCTCCTTTGATGGGGCGATCAAATATTTCTTCGCGTCCAATGCCGGGCTGACCATTGTCATTCTCATCCTCATCATCGTCTTCCTCCTGAAGGAAGGCCTTGGATTCTTCCCCGGCTACCGGCGGGAACTCGAGATCTACCGGGTCGCGGGTCTGGAATTCGTCGATATTTCCCGTAAGAACCTGACCGCGCAGGAGCAGCTCACCAGCCTCCTGAACCGCGCCTACTTCGCGGAAATCAACGGGAAATCGGCCCGTGAGATCCGCCGCACCCAGGAAGCGAGCGCCCTTTTCAACGCCTACACCGACCAGATCGGGGCAACGCGCGACCTGGTGGTGAACAACACCCAGGAAGGCAGCCATCCGAACCCCCAGATGATGGCCACCCTCATGGCCAACTATGAAAAACAGAAGACCAAGGCCCTCTCGTCACTCCCCGCCACCCCGCATCTCACCGAGAGCGAACGAGCCGCGTTGATCGACTCCATCCGGGGCCGCGCCGTGGATGCCACCGAAGATCCTCCGCTGGTGGCGAAACTCGCCGAGGAATACGCCGCCGCCCAACAGAAACACGCCGAGCCCCTGCAGGCGGTGCGTGCGACCATCGACACCTTTGAATCCAGCGGTTCGGAACTCAGTGGCCTCATCTCGGAAATGACCGAGACCGTCACCGCCACCAAGGCGAAACTCTCCGAAGCGGACCTGCTGGAAAAGGACCGCAAGACGCTTCTCGCCGCGGCCGCCAGCGCGAAGGATCCCGCCGAGCGGGAAAAGCTCACCGCCGAGGCCCACGCCTCGCTCGCCGAGATCCCCGATACCGAGGGACCCATCCAGCTCCTTCTGGAACGGCGCCCCGCATGCATCGAGATCCATGAGAAGCTCAGGCAGGCGGCGTCAGGCATTCCCAGCCAGCTCCCCGCGGACTTCAGCCAACCGGAGGCGAACCGCCTGCTCGGCGTGGCCCGCAAGGCGTGGCCTGTCTTTCTCAGCGACCTCGGGAAGACTCCCGCCGAGATCAACTCCTGGAAGCACGACAAACCCGTCGCCCTCACCACCGCCATCGGCTCGTTCCTCACCGGCAAGGACTGGGTCACCGGAGGGGAGTGGCAGGATTTCTACGGCATCCTGCCGCTGGCCGCGGGCTCGCTGATGATTTCCATCGTCGCGCTCGTCATCGCCATCCCCACCGGCATCGGAGCGGCGATCTACGTGAACCAGTTCGCCTCGCCGTGGGAGCAGTCCACCATCAAGCCTGTCATCGAATTCATCCAGGCGATTCCTTCCGTCGTGCTGGGGTTCATCGGCATCCTGGTTTTCGGCACTGTGCTGCGGGATCTCTCGATGTCGGATTCGTTGAGCTGGGTGCCCGGCTTCCCGATCGAGGAACGGTTGAACATCTTCACCGCCGGCTGCCTGCTCGCGCTCATGAGCATACCGACCATCTTTTCGCTTGCGGAGGACGCCATCAACAACGTGCCGGGTGCCTATGCGGAGGCTTCGGAAGCGCTCGGCGCCTCACGCATCCAAACCACGTTCCGGGTGATCATCCCCGCCGCGTTTTCCGGCATTCTCGCCGCCATCCTGCTAGGGCTCGGCCGTGTGATCGGAGAAACGATGGTTGTCCTGCTGGTCGCCGGAAACCGCATCAAGATCCCGGACTTCACCAGCGGCTTCGGCACCTTTTTCCAACCCGCCCACACCCTCACGGGCATCATCGCGCAGGAGCTGGGAGAGGTCCCGCTCGGCAGCGTCCACTACCGGGCGCTGTTCGTCGTCGGCATCGCCCTGTTCGCGGTGGTCCTTGCGATCAACGCCACCGCGCACCGCTTCGTGAACCAGATGAAGCACTAA
- a CDS encoding porin encodes MKSIRRVLLASSLLGCLPATAGNEAVTETAAADETSSSTATGLLVGKFPGESAWDRAWSAFTLYKDDNNPILQEFSLQGRLQVQYADGHSDNGHFDIEDYKNSGKDEAVWGDKLEVRRAYLGFKSKWFQNWKLEGQIDVDTDGLDGEGGRTFYKDIYDLYVSYAPSDALNVSIGKQEIKFSREQEISSKEIVTFERSLVTNMTHPGNLTGIWVNGKGIREHWLYELGAYGNDQVAEFSDLDAGYLFLGKVGYDYSAQSRLDSAIVSFRYMHNTEPGFKDSKVDPNYSFSASPGYTDSIALSNDIVHGRWGLTTDLIYGFGDEELAQSDAVALNIIPTYFIADGLQLAGRIQLASGQDPDGLKLGSRYEGVSPDTDPLTGKRTSDSAGNSYFSAYLGLNYYIYGNKLKLMNGVEYSHLGGGDYDGTTFLSGLRFSF; translated from the coding sequence ATGAAATCCATCCGACGCGTCCTGCTCGCTTCCAGCCTGCTCGGCTGCCTTCCCGCCACCGCCGGCAACGAGGCTGTCACCGAAACCGCGGCAGCCGACGAAACCAGTTCCTCCACCGCGACGGGCCTCCTCGTCGGAAAATTCCCCGGAGAGTCCGCGTGGGACCGCGCCTGGTCCGCCTTCACTCTCTACAAGGACGACAACAACCCGATTCTCCAGGAGTTCTCGCTCCAGGGCCGTTTGCAGGTCCAATATGCCGACGGTCACTCCGACAACGGCCATTTCGACATCGAGGACTACAAGAACTCCGGCAAGGACGAGGCCGTGTGGGGCGACAAGCTTGAAGTCCGCCGCGCCTATCTCGGATTCAAGTCCAAATGGTTCCAGAACTGGAAGCTCGAAGGACAGATCGACGTCGATACCGACGGACTCGACGGCGAGGGCGGACGCACGTTCTACAAGGACATCTACGACCTCTACGTGAGCTACGCCCCCTCGGACGCTCTGAACGTCTCCATCGGCAAACAGGAGATCAAGTTCTCCCGCGAACAGGAAATCTCCTCCAAGGAAATCGTGACCTTCGAGCGCAGCCTTGTCACGAACATGACCCACCCCGGCAACCTCACCGGTATCTGGGTGAACGGCAAGGGCATCCGCGAACACTGGCTCTATGAACTCGGTGCTTACGGAAACGACCAGGTCGCCGAATTTTCCGATCTGGACGCCGGTTACCTCTTCCTTGGCAAGGTCGGCTACGACTACTCCGCGCAATCCCGCCTGGATTCCGCCATCGTGTCGTTCCGCTACATGCACAACACGGAGCCGGGCTTCAAGGATTCCAAGGTGGATCCGAACTATTCGTTCTCGGCCTCGCCCGGTTACACGGATTCCATCGCTCTTTCCAACGACATCGTGCACGGCCGCTGGGGTCTGACAACGGATCTCATCTACGGTTTCGGTGATGAGGAGCTGGCCCAGTCCGACGCTGTCGCGCTCAACATCATCCCCACCTATTTCATCGCGGACGGGTTGCAGCTCGCCGGCCGCATCCAGCTCGCATCCGGCCAGGATCCGGATGGTCTCAAGCTCGGCTCCCGCTATGAAGGGGTTTCGCCCGACACCGATCCCCTCACCGGAAAGAGGACTTCCGATTCCGCGGGCAACAGCTACTTCTCCGCCTATCTGGGCCTGAATTACTATATCTATGGTAACAAGCTCAAGCTCATGAACGGCGTGGAATACTCCCACCTCGGCGGCGGTGACTACGACGGCACCACCTTCCTCTCCGGCCTCCGCTTCTCATTCTGA
- a CDS encoding HNH endonuclease, which yields MLEHPVLVLNRFWQPIHTCSVRRSLHLLCIGHAQVVQVDGEERFNSHDLSSWISYSLDSTDAEMIRAAKIAIRVPKIVVLSIYDRLPRLEVKFTRRNVFLRDKFTCQYCTKVLPETQLNLDHVLPRDKGGRTTWDNIVTSCFRCNTRKGNKLTHEANMHPQSKPLAPRWRPLFGMHENGLADESWNHFLQSDRGETRRSA from the coding sequence GTGCTCGAACATCCCGTGCTCGTATTGAATCGGTTCTGGCAGCCGATCCATACCTGTTCCGTCCGCAGGTCGCTCCATCTGCTGTGCATCGGACACGCCCAGGTCGTGCAGGTGGACGGTGAGGAACGGTTCAACTCCCATGACCTATCGTCCTGGATTTCCTACTCGCTGGACAGCACGGACGCGGAAATGATCCGTGCCGCGAAAATCGCGATCCGGGTGCCGAAGATCGTCGTCCTGTCCATTTACGACCGTCTCCCGCGGCTTGAGGTGAAATTCACCCGCAGGAACGTGTTTCTGCGGGACAAGTTCACCTGCCAGTACTGCACCAAGGTCCTGCCGGAAACCCAGCTCAACCTCGACCACGTCCTGCCCCGCGACAAGGGCGGTCGCACCACTTGGGACAATATCGTCACCTCCTGCTTCCGCTGCAACACGCGCAAGGGAAACAAGCTGACGCATGAGGCGAACATGCATCCCCAGAGCAAACCGCTGGCCCCGCGCTGGAGGCCGCTCTTCGGCATGCATGAAAACGGCCTCGCCGACGAAAGCTGGAACCATTTCCTGCAATCCGACCGGGGCGAGACAAGGCGGTCGGCATGA
- the pstB gene encoding phosphate ABC transporter ATP-binding protein PstB, protein MQNAIQIQNVSFAYHSKQVLHDVTLDIPEREITAFIGPSGCGKSTLLRCINRINDRISGAHIVGGSIHVRGIDINRPDIDLQELRRQVGMVFQKYNPFAKSIYENVAFSLRVAGRNKRSELDEIVENALRGSALWDEVKDRLHSSAFGLSGGQQQRLCIARAIANQPQILLMDEPCAALDPLATLKVEELLVELKKKFTIVIVTHNMAQAARCSDRTAFMYLGKLIEYGPSMQIFESPKDPQTEAYVTGTFG, encoded by the coding sequence ATGCAAAACGCCATCCAGATCCAGAACGTCTCCTTCGCCTATCATTCCAAGCAGGTTCTTCACGACGTCACTCTCGACATTCCCGAACGGGAGATCACCGCATTCATCGGGCCCTCGGGTTGCGGGAAATCGACCTTGCTGCGCTGCATCAACCGCATCAACGACCGCATTTCCGGCGCGCACATCGTCGGAGGTTCCATCCATGTCCGCGGGATCGACATCAACCGCCCGGACATCGATCTCCAGGAACTCCGCCGCCAGGTCGGCATGGTCTTCCAAAAGTACAATCCGTTCGCGAAATCGATCTACGAGAACGTCGCGTTCAGCCTGCGTGTCGCGGGCCGGAACAAGCGGTCCGAGCTCGATGAGATCGTGGAGAACGCCCTGCGCGGCTCCGCCCTCTGGGACGAGGTGAAGGACCGCCTCCACAGCAGCGCCTTCGGTTTGTCCGGCGGCCAGCAGCAGCGTCTCTGCATCGCCCGCGCCATCGCGAACCAGCCGCAGATCCTGCTGATGGACGAGCCATGCGCGGCGCTCGATCCGCTGGCCACCCTCAAGGTCGAGGAACTGCTCGTCGAGCTGAAGAAGAAATTCACTATCGTCATCGTCACGCACAACATGGCCCAGGCCGCCCGCTGCTCGGACAGGACCGCCTTCATGTACTTGGGCAAGCTGATCGAATATGGTCCCTCCATGCAGATTTTCGAATCGCCGAAAGATCCCCAAACCGAAGCCTACGTCACCGGCACCTTCGGCTGA
- a CDS encoding PstS family phosphate ABC transporter substrate-binding protein — MKHIITLFSAAAMLTMASAQTLSIKGSDTLGAKLVPQLAESFKAAGNTGVKFEIAAEGSTTAFPALANGTAQIGMSSRKVKDDERTFCRTKGVYLKEHEVCHDMIVVIVNKNSPLTKLTKDQVAKIFTGQIKDWSEIGGAPGKISIYTRNTSSGTYKDWQKLAMGGRDYPSSSSKLAGNEQIAQEVAKNKNGIGYVGLAYSKTAGTKALSIDGVEPVGTNAKKYAYARLCYFYAPDKPSAEAEAFMKYVESPAGQDIVRKVGFIPVKDL, encoded by the coding sequence ATGAAACACATCATCACCCTGTTCAGCGCCGCCGCAATGCTCACCATGGCCAGCGCGCAGACCCTCAGCATCAAGGGCTCCGACACCCTGGGTGCCAAGCTCGTCCCGCAGCTCGCGGAAAGCTTCAAGGCAGCTGGAAACACCGGCGTGAAATTCGAGATCGCCGCGGAAGGATCGACCACCGCTTTTCCGGCTCTCGCCAACGGCACCGCGCAGATCGGCATGTCCTCCCGCAAGGTCAAGGACGACGAGCGCACCTTCTGCCGCACCAAGGGCGTCTACCTCAAGGAGCACGAGGTCTGCCACGACATGATCGTCGTGATCGTGAACAAGAACTCCCCGCTCACCAAGCTCACCAAGGACCAGGTCGCCAAGATCTTCACCGGCCAGATCAAGGACTGGTCCGAGATCGGCGGCGCGCCGGGCAAGATCTCCATCTACACCCGCAACACCTCCTCCGGAACCTACAAGGACTGGCAGAAGCTCGCCATGGGCGGCCGCGACTATCCGAGCAGCTCCTCGAAGCTGGCTGGCAACGAGCAGATCGCCCAGGAAGTCGCCAAGAACAAGAACGGCATCGGCTACGTCGGCCTCGCCTATTCGAAGACCGCCGGAACCAAGGCGCTCTCCATCGACGGTGTCGAGCCTGTCGGCACGAACGCGAAGAAATACGCCTATGCACGCCTCTGCTACTTCTACGCTCCTGACAAGCCGAGCGCCGAGGCCGAGGCTTTCATGAAATATGTGGAATCCCCTGCTGGTCAGGACATCGTCCGCAAAGTGGGCTTCATCCCTGTCAAGGATCTGTAA
- the pstB gene encoding phosphate ABC transporter ATP-binding protein PstB: protein MHDILNRPATEPQTGSSIDVETLDFCYGSSQALKGINVEIPANGVTAFIGPSGCGKSTLLRCINRMNDEIPGTRITRGGIRINGVDIYDKSVDVVKLRRDVGMVFQKSNPFPRSIYENVAYGLRLRGESNKAVLDQAVQEALQASALWDEVKDRLQESALGLSGGQQQRLCIARTIAVKPLVVLMDEPCSALDPIATAKVEELVWNLKEDYTFIIVTHSMAQASRVSDKTAFFYMGELVEFDTTSKIFSNPTHKKTEDYISGRFG, encoded by the coding sequence ATGCACGACATTCTCAACCGCCCGGCCACGGAACCGCAGACAGGATCTTCCATCGATGTGGAGACCCTCGATTTCTGCTACGGATCGTCGCAGGCCCTCAAGGGCATCAATGTGGAAATCCCGGCCAACGGAGTCACCGCCTTCATCGGCCCGTCCGGTTGCGGCAAGTCCACCCTGCTGCGCTGCATCAACCGCATGAACGACGAGATCCCCGGCACCCGGATCACCCGCGGCGGCATCCGGATCAACGGTGTGGACATCTACGACAAGTCGGTGGATGTGGTGAAGCTCCGCCGCGACGTGGGCATGGTGTTCCAGAAGTCCAACCCGTTCCCGCGCAGCATTTACGAGAACGTCGCCTACGGCCTCCGGCTGCGCGGCGAGTCGAACAAGGCCGTCCTCGACCAGGCCGTGCAGGAGGCGCTCCAGGCCTCGGCGCTCTGGGACGAGGTGAAGGACCGTCTCCAGGAATCCGCGCTCGGCCTCTCCGGCGGCCAGCAACAGCGGCTCTGCATCGCCCGCACCATCGCGGTGAAGCCGCTTGTGGTGCTCATGGACGAGCCATGCAGCGCTCTCGACCCGATCGCCACCGCGAAGGTCGAGGAGCTCGTTTGGAATCTCAAGGAGGACTATACTTTCATCATCGTCACCCACAGCATGGCACAGGCCTCGCGGGTGTCGGACAAAACCGCTTTCTTTTACATGGGGGAACTCGTCGAATTCGACACCACGTCGAAGATTTTCAGCAATCCCACGCACAAAAAAACCGAAGACTATATCAGCGGCCGTTTCGGTTGA